The DNA sequence GACGGTCAGGCCTTCATCAACCATTCGTGCTCGGGCGCATTGTGGAATTTCCAGGTCCGCTTCGGTCCGGCCATCACATTGAGATAATAGAGGTCATAGCCGTGGCAGGCGGCACAGGGGTGATAGCCCTTGGGCACCAGCACCACATCGCCGTCCTCAATCGCCATGGCTTCGTCCAGCGCGCGATGTCCGCTTTTGTCGGCATCGGTGTAGACGCGCTGGAAGGCAAAACCCTGCGGCGGGTTGAGGCGATGGTAGTAGGTTTCCTCGAGATAGGATTCGGCAGGCAGATTGTCCTGGTCGTGCTTGTGCGGCGGGTAGCTCGAGGTGTGACCGCCGGGCGTGATGACCTCGACGACCAGCAACGAGTCGGCCGGCTGGCCTTCCGGCAGGATGTTGGTGACGTAGCGCGTATTGGTACCCTTGCCGCGCACCTCCTGGCCGAGATCGTTCGGTCCGATGACCCGGACCGGGAGGCCACCACCAAGACCAGGCGCCGAGCAGACGCCAAGTTCCAGCTCGGTATCGGCCGTCACCGACCAGTCCGATCCCTGCGGCACGTAGACCGACCACGGCTTGCCATCGAAGGGCGACATGCGCTCGCCGAGCAGGCCGAGATCCTTGCCGCCGGCTTTCGCGGTACCCTTGCCGGTCACGAACACCAGGCCGATTTCGCGGTCGTCCGTCCTTCCCGAGGCGCTTTCGCCTGGCTTCAGCCGATGCAGGTCGAAACCGACATAGGTCCAGCCGGCGCTTTTCGGCGTCACATGGGCGACGCGGCCATGGCCCTTGTCGGCCTTGACGAGCAGTTTCGACATTTTGTCTCTCCTATCCTAGCCTTCCAACTTCGTCATCCTGGGGCGGAGCAGGAGCGAAGCTCCGTCGCGAAGACCCTAGGATGACGAAGCGAGGGGCGTTTCGGCCAATCGCCGACGTGTGCGATCCGTTACGCTCGCAGTATCCAATCCACAAAACTGCTCGCGCCATGGACCGCCTATTCCTTCGGATCGGCCGGAGGCTTCGTCTCGTCGGCCGGCTTATAAAGATAAAAAAATTGCCAGGCGCCGTAGCCGGCAAAGCCGAGCGCGATGACGCCCCAGAACGGCGTGCCGGTGGCGAACTCGATGACCGACCAGATGAGGCAGACCGCGACGACGGCGACACGCCGCCACAATGGCCGGAAGAAGGGGTGCTCGGAATCTTTCATCTGGCCAGCCTACAGCAAGCCCGGCCTGGCGAGAACCCGATCAGGCATTCGGAAACCCTTGCGTCTCCACCGTGTAACCGGCTGATGTCATCACCCGCATCAGCTCCTTGTGGCCAACCTGCGCCATCTTCAGCGGCGGGTTCTTCTTCGGGTCCTGCTCGGCCTCGACCACGAACCAGCCTTCATAGCCGTGGTCGGCGAAGCGCTGCACGATGGCGCCGAAATCGAGCGAACCGTCGCCCGGCACGGTGAAGGCGCCGAGCGCCACGGCATCGAGGAAGGACTGCTTCGTACGGTCGAGCTTCTCGATCACGCCCATGCGCACGTCCTTCACATGGACGTGGCTGATGCGCTTGTGGTGGTTGTCGATGGCGCGCAGCACGTCGCCGCCGGCAAAGGCGAGGTGTCCGGCATCGAGCAGCAGTGGGATGCCTTCGCCGGAATGGCGCATGAAGGCATCGAGCTCCGGCTCGGTCTCGACCACAGCCGCCATGTGATGGTGATAGGACAGCGGCATGCCTTGCTCGGCGCACCATTCGCCGAATTCGGTCAGGCGCCGCGCGTAGGCCTTCATCTCGTCGCCAGTGAGCTTCGGCTTGGTGGCGAGCGGCTTGGAACGGTCGCCCTGGATCGAGCGGCCGACCTCGCCATAGACGATGCAGGGCGCGTCGACTGCCTTGAACAGGTCGATCATCGGCTGGATGCGGTCCTTGTTGGCAGCCATCTCCTCATCGACCAGCGTGCC is a window from the Mesorhizobium australicum WSM2073 genome containing:
- the iolB gene encoding 5-deoxy-glucuronate isomerase; amino-acid sequence: MSKLLVKADKGHGRVAHVTPKSAGWTYVGFDLHRLKPGESASGRTDDREIGLVFVTGKGTAKAGGKDLGLLGERMSPFDGKPWSVYVPQGSDWSVTADTELELGVCSAPGLGGGLPVRVIGPNDLGQEVRGKGTNTRYVTNILPEGQPADSLLVVEVITPGGHTSSYPPHKHDQDNLPAESYLEETYYHRLNPPQGFAFQRVYTDADKSGHRALDEAMAIEDGDVVLVPKGYHPCAACHGYDLYYLNVMAGPKRTWKFHNAPEHEWLMKA
- a CDS encoding DUF3329 domain-containing protein, whose product is MKDSEHPFFRPLWRRVAVVAVCLIWSVIEFATGTPFWGVIALGFAGYGAWQFFYLYKPADETKPPADPKE
- the iolE gene encoding myo-inosose-2 dehydratase, with product MKAKLGMSPIAWWNDDLAELSDDVSLEECLRQSRSAGFTGMEMGRRFPNDPAIMLPILKAADVTLCGGWFSGTLVDEEMAANKDRIQPMIDLFKAVDAPCIVYGEVGRSIQGDRSKPLATKPKLTGDEMKAYARRLTEFGEWCAEQGMPLSYHHHMAAVVETEPELDAFMRHSGEGIPLLLDAGHLAFAGGDVLRAIDNHHKRISHVHVKDVRMGVIEKLDRTKQSFLDAVALGAFTVPGDGSLDFGAIVQRFADHGYEGWFVVEAEQDPKKNPPLKMAQVGHKELMRVMTSAGYTVETQGFPNA